Proteins from a single region of Pseudomonas sp. 10S4:
- a CDS encoding YdcF family protein: MTPTLEHATVLWDFLGAGRKHSPCELIVVCGSYDLRVCDYACELLKKGVAPHLLFTGNTGNWTKYLWARTEADIFAQRAMALGVSADQFTLESRATNFAENIAFAKALFPYVRRATFLTKPNSIRRVALTLPVQWPGIEACVDAPSFSFPGEVSNLIGVLGLIDEMVGDVHRIMVYPSLGFQAEQVIPEDVQVAWRYLVEQGFDHHLIKGRS, from the coding sequence ATGACACCTACACTGGAACACGCCACCGTCCTCTGGGACTTCCTCGGCGCTGGCCGTAAACACAGCCCGTGCGAGCTGATTGTCGTCTGCGGGTCTTACGATTTGCGGGTGTGTGATTACGCCTGTGAGTTGCTGAAAAAAGGCGTTGCGCCGCATCTTCTGTTTACCGGCAATACCGGAAACTGGACGAAGTATTTGTGGGCGAGAACCGAAGCCGATATTTTCGCGCAACGGGCCATGGCGCTGGGGGTATCGGCGGATCAATTCACCCTTGAATCGCGCGCTACCAACTTTGCCGAGAACATTGCGTTTGCCAAAGCGCTGTTTCCCTACGTGCGCCGAGCGACATTCCTGACCAAGCCGAACTCGATCCGGCGCGTGGCGTTGACCTTGCCCGTTCAGTGGCCCGGGATTGAGGCTTGCGTAGATGCGCCGTCGTTCAGTTTTCCGGGCGAGGTCAGCAACCTGATTGGGGTCTTGGGGTTGATCGACGAAATGGTCGGCGATGTGCACCGCATCATGGTTTACCCTTCGCTGGGCTTTCAGGCCGAGCAGGTGATTCCCGAGGATGTCCAGGTAGCGTGGCGCTATCTGGTGGAGCAAGGATTCGATCACCATTTGATCAAGGGCAGGAGCTGA
- a CDS encoding N-acyl-D-amino-acid deacylase family protein, protein MLYDTLIRNALIIDGSNSPGYPADVAILNGRIERIGDLHDARATEEVDAAGRVLAPGFIDVHTHDDTVVIRQPQMLPKLSQGVTTVIVGNCGISASPVSLRGDPPDPMNLLGPATAFVYPRFSDYRAAVEAANTTLNVAALIGHTALRSNHLDDLFRTATPDEISAMREQLRDSLAAGALGLSTGLAYASAFSASTDEVMQLTEELTAFGAVYTTHLRSEFEPVLEAMDEAFQIARHAQSPVIISHLKCAGVGNWGRSPQLLASLELAAKTHPVGCDCYPYAASSSTLDLKQVTDAHRITITWSTPHPELGGRDLIDIAAEWGVPLLDAARRLQPAGAVYYGMDEADVRRILAHPLSMVGSDGLPEDPFPHPRLWGAFPRVLGHFSRDVGLFPLHTAVHKMTGLSAARFGLKERGEIREGHWADLVLFNPLTIRDVADFHDPQRAAEGIDGVWVNGVLSYVDGQANGRREGRFLAREGDLRLGF, encoded by the coding sequence ATGTTGTACGACACGCTGATTCGCAACGCCCTGATCATCGATGGCAGCAACAGCCCCGGTTATCCCGCTGACGTGGCGATTCTGAACGGGCGCATCGAGCGCATCGGCGACTTGCACGACGCCCGCGCCACTGAAGAAGTCGACGCCGCCGGCCGAGTGCTGGCGCCGGGTTTCATCGACGTCCACACCCACGACGACACCGTGGTCATCCGCCAGCCGCAGATGCTGCCCAAGCTCAGCCAGGGTGTGACGACGGTGATCGTCGGCAACTGCGGGATCAGCGCTTCACCGGTCAGTTTGCGCGGCGATCCGCCGGACCCGATGAACCTGCTCGGTCCGGCGACGGCGTTTGTTTATCCACGCTTCAGCGATTACCGCGCCGCTGTCGAAGCGGCCAACACCACGTTGAACGTGGCGGCGCTGATCGGTCATACGGCGTTGCGCAGCAATCACCTCGACGACCTGTTTCGCACCGCCACGCCGGACGAAATCAGCGCGATGCGCGAGCAACTGCGCGATAGTCTGGCGGCGGGCGCGTTGGGTTTATCCACAGGCCTGGCCTATGCGAGTGCCTTCTCGGCGTCCACCGATGAAGTGATGCAACTGACTGAAGAGCTGACCGCATTCGGCGCGGTCTACACCACCCATTTGCGCAGCGAGTTCGAACCGGTGCTGGAGGCCATGGACGAAGCCTTCCAGATCGCTCGTCATGCCCAATCCCCGGTGATCATTTCTCACCTCAAGTGTGCGGGCGTCGGTAACTGGGGCCGCAGTCCGCAACTGTTGGCGTCTCTTGAACTCGCCGCGAAAACCCACCCGGTGGGCTGCGATTGTTATCCCTACGCGGCGAGTTCTTCGACCCTGGACCTCAAGCAAGTCACCGACGCCCACCGCATCACCATCACCTGGTCGACGCCGCATCCTGAGCTGGGTGGCCGCGACTTGATCGACATCGCCGCCGAGTGGGGTGTGCCGTTACTCGACGCCGCCCGACGCCTGCAACCTGCCGGTGCGGTGTATTACGGGATGGACGAGGCGGATGTGCGGCGGATTCTCGCGCATCCGTTGTCGATGGTCGGCTCCGACGGTTTGCCGGAAGACCCGTTTCCGCACCCGCGCTTGTGGGGCGCGTTCCCAAGAGTACTCGGACATTTCAGCCGTGACGTCGGGCTTTTTCCGCTGCACACCGCCGTGCACAAAATGACCGGGTTGTCGGCGGCGCGCTTTGGCTTGAAGGAACGGGGCGAGATTCGTGAAGGGCATTGGGCGGATTTGGTGTTGTTTAATCCGCTGACCATTCGCGACGTGGCGGATTTTCATGATCCGCAGCGGGCGGCGGAAGGGATTGACGGGGTTTGGGTTAATGGCGTTCTAAGCTATGTCGATGGGCAGGCGAACGGCCGCAGGGAAGGGCGGTTTCTGGCGCGGGAAGGGGATTTGCGTTTGGGGTTTTAA
- a CDS encoding glyoxalase superfamily protein yields MSFGKVTPILRIFDETKAVEFYVDFLGFKIDWQHRFEANFPLYLQVSRGECVLHLSEHHGDATPGSALRIETDELEAFQQQLLAKEYTFAKPQIQAMPWGSQDMTIADPFGNRLVFTNAISV; encoded by the coding sequence ATGAGCTTCGGCAAAGTCACCCCGATCCTGCGGATTTTCGATGAAACCAAAGCCGTGGAGTTTTACGTCGACTTCCTGGGCTTCAAGATCGACTGGCAGCATCGCTTCGAAGCCAACTTCCCGTTGTACCTGCAAGTCTCCCGGGGCGAATGCGTGCTGCACCTGTCCGAACACCACGGCGACGCCACACCGGGCTCGGCATTGCGCATCGAAACGGATGAACTGGAAGCGTTCCAGCAGCAGTTGCTGGCCAAGGAATACACCTTCGCAAAACCCCAGATCCAGGCTATGCCGTGGGGTAGCCAGGACATGACCATCGCCGATCCGTTCGGCAATCGGTTGGTGTTTACCAATGCGATCAGTGTTTGA
- a CDS encoding AraC family transcriptional regulator, with the protein MQSLGFTSVPPLLKYLRHAEQLGMAIEPALAAAGLQAQQLSDNSLRLPGEAHERLLDYFCEHSGDPLFGLNAARFVLPNSWSVLGYITMNCATLGDAMSRIMPFEKLVGDMGVSRAEVQDSHVHLIWTCRHQRPRIRRHLVENVLGSWLQYARWIADTQLSPAAVWLEHARPADTTLAQYERFFDCPVLFDQPYSALIVPLPYLQLPLRQADPQLLRTLEEHALGLMATLEDASLEQRVKSILRQLLKEGLPRKEQVAEQCAVSVRTLQRQLHQAGTSYQQILDDLRQELAEHYLLNSNLPIQDIAQYLGFTEPRSFHRTFKSRRGMPPGEFRQTHRSSDEG; encoded by the coding sequence ATGCAATCCCTGGGCTTCACCTCGGTCCCTCCGCTGCTCAAATACTTGCGCCATGCCGAACAACTGGGCATGGCCATCGAGCCTGCGTTGGCGGCGGCCGGGTTGCAGGCGCAGCAGTTGAGCGACAACAGCCTGCGATTGCCGGGCGAAGCACATGAACGGTTGCTCGATTATTTCTGCGAACATTCGGGCGATCCGTTGTTCGGCCTCAACGCCGCGCGTTTTGTGTTGCCCAACTCCTGGAGTGTGCTGGGTTACATCACCATGAACTGCGCAACGCTGGGCGATGCCATGAGCCGCATCATGCCGTTCGAAAAGCTGGTGGGAGACATGGGGGTCAGCCGCGCCGAGGTGCAGGACAGTCACGTGCACCTGATCTGGACGTGCCGTCATCAACGGCCGCGAATCCGCCGGCACCTGGTGGAAAACGTGCTCGGTTCCTGGCTGCAATACGCGCGCTGGATCGCCGATACCCAGCTGTCGCCGGCCGCCGTCTGGCTCGAACATGCACGTCCGGCCGACACGACGCTGGCGCAGTACGAACGGTTCTTCGACTGCCCGGTGCTGTTCGACCAGCCTTATTCGGCGCTGATTGTGCCGTTGCCGTATTTGCAGTTGCCCTTGCGCCAGGCCGATCCGCAATTGCTGCGCACCCTGGAAGAACATGCCCTGGGATTAATGGCCACGCTGGAGGACGCGTCGCTTGAGCAGCGGGTCAAAAGCATCCTGCGCCAGTTGCTCAAGGAAGGGTTGCCCCGCAAAGAACAGGTGGCCGAGCAGTGCGCCGTGTCGGTGCGCACGCTGCAACGCCAGTTGCATCAGGCAGGCACTTCATACCAGCAGATCCTCGATGACCTGCGCCAGGAACTGGCCGAGCATTACTTGCTGAACAGCAACTTGCCGATTCAGGACATCGCCCAGTACCTGGGTTTCACCGAACCCCGCTCATTTCACCGTACGTTCAAAAGCCGGCGCGGGATGCCGCCCGGCGAGTTTCGCCAGACCCACCGGTCGTCGGACGAAGGCTGA
- a CDS encoding FAD-binding oxidoreductase, whose protein sequence is MRRWNGWGDATTVVELPAQGAGFLAERLGAGRALPDATLETALARVPASRLSEHPSYSVTAHDRLLHARGQSLPDWLALREGAPGIYPDAVAFPESAEQIRQLLALAQSQDLCLIPYGGGTSVAGHINPPSSARPVVTVSLARMNRLLDLDEQSLLATFGPGATGPQVESQLRARGYTLGHFPQSWELSTLGGWVASRSSGQQSLRYGRIEQLFAGGILETFAGPLEIATFPASAAGPDLREVVLGCEGRFGIISEVKVRVSALPADERFYGVFLPDWPQALQAIRQLAQARVPLSMLRLSNAVETETQLALAGHPQQIAWLEKYLTLRGAGAGKCLLTFGVTGNRRQNALSLSQARQHLKAFGGVFTGTLLGKKWAQNRFRFPYLRENLWNAGYVVDTLETATDWSNVDNLLSLVENSLRDALAAEGERVHVFTHLSHVYGEGSSIYTTYVFRPAADYAATLARWQALKQAASQTIVDNHGTISHQHGVGKDHAPYLLREKGALAMDTLQALSRHFDPAGRLNPGTLLQE, encoded by the coding sequence ATGCGACGCTGGAACGGCTGGGGAGATGCAACCACGGTGGTCGAGCTGCCGGCTCAGGGCGCGGGATTTCTCGCTGAACGGCTAGGTGCCGGCCGAGCGCTGCCCGATGCAACGCTCGAGACGGCATTGGCCCGCGTGCCGGCCTCGCGGTTGTCGGAACATCCCTCGTATAGCGTGACTGCGCATGATCGTTTGCTGCACGCGCGGGGGCAGAGCCTGCCGGACTGGCTGGCGTTGCGCGAAGGGGCTCCGGGGATTTATCCGGACGCCGTTGCCTTCCCCGAGAGCGCCGAACAGATTCGCCAGTTACTGGCGCTCGCCCAGTCGCAGGACCTGTGTCTGATTCCTTATGGCGGCGGCACCTCGGTGGCCGGGCACATCAATCCGCCGAGTTCCGCACGGCCGGTGGTGACGGTTTCCCTGGCCCGCATGAATCGCCTGCTGGACCTCGACGAACAGAGCCTGCTGGCTACTTTCGGCCCCGGTGCGACGGGGCCGCAGGTGGAAAGTCAGCTGCGCGCCCGTGGTTACACCCTGGGGCATTTTCCGCAGTCGTGGGAACTGTCGACCCTTGGCGGTTGGGTCGCCAGTCGATCCAGTGGCCAACAGTCGCTGCGCTACGGGCGGATCGAGCAATTGTTCGCCGGTGGCATCCTGGAAACCTTTGCCGGTCCTTTGGAAATCGCTACTTTCCCGGCCTCGGCCGCCGGTCCCGATCTGCGCGAGGTGGTGCTGGGCTGTGAAGGCCGTTTCGGGATTATTTCCGAGGTCAAAGTGCGGGTCAGCGCACTACCGGCCGATGAGCGTTTCTATGGGGTGTTTTTGCCCGATTGGCCGCAGGCGCTGCAAGCCATCCGCCAGTTGGCCCAAGCGCGCGTACCGCTGTCGATGCTGCGCTTGTCCAACGCGGTGGAAACCGAGACCCAGCTGGCGCTGGCCGGTCATCCGCAGCAAATTGCCTGGCTGGAAAAGTACCTCACCCTGCGTGGCGCCGGTGCGGGCAAATGCCTGCTGACGTTCGGCGTGACCGGCAATCGGCGGCAAAATGCGCTGTCCCTGAGTCAGGCCCGGCAGCACTTGAAGGCCTTCGGCGGCGTCTTCACCGGCACCTTGCTCGGCAAGAAGTGGGCGCAGAACCGCTTCCGTTTCCCTTACCTGCGCGAGAACCTGTGGAACGCCGGTTATGTGGTCGACACCCTGGAAACCGCCACCGACTGGAGCAATGTCGACAACCTGCTGAGCCTGGTCGAAAACAGCCTGCGCGACGCCTTGGCCGCTGAAGGCGAGCGGGTGCATGTGTTCACTCACCTGTCCCATGTCTATGGCGAAGGCTCGAGCATCTACACCACTTATGTGTTTCGCCCGGCAGCGGACTACGCTGCCACCCTGGCTCGCTGGCAGGCGCTCAAACAGGCCGCCAGTCAGACCATCGTCGACAACCACGGCACCATCAGTCACCAGCATGGCGTGGGCAAAGACCACGCGCCGTACTTGCTGCGGGAGAAGGGCGCGCTGGCGATGGACACCTTGCAGGCGCTGAGCCGGCATTTCGATCCGGCCGGGCGACTGAACCCTGGCACGCTGTTGCAGGAGTGA
- a CDS encoding glycerol-3-phosphate dehydrogenase/oxidase yields the protein MSLDWNAAWRQHVLPTLADETWDLIVIGGGISGAGILREAARRGWRCLLLEQRDFAWGTSSRSSKMVHGGLRYIAKGQWRLTRDSVRERQRLLDEAPGLVEPMSFLMPHYRGGFPGPRVLGGLLSVYDALAGRRSHRFHDAQQLGYLAPGVKQHDLLGGTCFVDALTDDARLVMRVLGEARADGAMVLNGMRVQQLLREEGRVCGVQVEDCEGGASLQLRCAVLAVATGAWAERLRPSDAPRQLRPLRGSHLLLPGWRLPVAQAFTFLHERDRRPVFVFPWEGATVVGTTDLDHQEDLDQSASISAEELDYLLAACAQQFPEAEVVAADVLSTWSGVRPVVGSAAGEHQGKPSSETREHVLWLEPGCVTLAGGKLTTFRPQAIEVLKACATMLGRALSDDGAPVFAVVPPLAIAGLSGSQWRRLAGRHGRDLPRLAQLIAELGHDSVGATDTLWAELAFACDTEMVLHLDDLLLRRTRLGLLLPRGGEDYFAAIRHLCQPRLGWDDEHWQQELQRYRALWQRHHGLPEASQNAH from the coding sequence ATGAGCCTCGACTGGAACGCGGCGTGGAGGCAGCACGTGCTGCCGACGCTGGCGGATGAAACCTGGGACCTGATTGTCATTGGCGGCGGCATCAGCGGCGCCGGCATCCTGCGCGAAGCCGCGCGCCGTGGCTGGCGTTGCCTGCTGCTGGAACAGCGCGATTTCGCCTGGGGCACTTCCAGCCGTTCCTCGAAAATGGTCCATGGCGGCTTGCGTTACATTGCCAAGGGCCAGTGGCGCCTGACCCGCGATTCGGTTCGCGAACGCCAGCGCCTGCTCGACGAAGCGCCGGGGCTGGTGGAGCCGATGAGTTTCTTGATGCCGCATTACCGTGGCGGCTTTCCCGGCCCGCGGGTGCTGGGTGGTTTGTTGAGCGTCTATGACGCGTTGGCCGGGCGGCGTAGTCATCGCTTCCATGACGCGCAGCAACTGGGTTATCTCGCGCCGGGGGTGAAGCAACATGACCTACTGGGCGGCACCTGTTTTGTTGATGCACTGACCGATGACGCCCGTCTGGTGATGCGCGTTTTGGGCGAGGCGCGAGCCGACGGCGCCATGGTGCTCAACGGGATGCGTGTGCAGCAGTTGCTGCGTGAAGAGGGGCGGGTGTGCGGGGTTCAGGTCGAGGACTGCGAGGGCGGTGCGTCGCTGCAATTGCGTTGTGCTGTGTTGGCCGTGGCCACCGGCGCCTGGGCCGAACGCTTGCGGCCGTCCGATGCTCCGCGTCAGTTGCGCCCTTTGCGTGGCAGTCATTTGTTGCTGCCGGGCTGGCGGCTACCCGTGGCGCAGGCCTTTACCTTCCTGCACGAGCGCGACCGTCGACCGGTGTTTGTTTTCCCTTGGGAAGGTGCCACGGTGGTCGGCACCACGGACCTCGATCATCAAGAGGATCTGGACCAGAGCGCGAGCATCAGCGCCGAGGAACTCGACTACCTGCTGGCCGCCTGTGCCCAGCAGTTCCCCGAGGCTGAAGTGGTCGCCGCCGATGTGTTGTCGACCTGGTCGGGCGTGCGCCCGGTAGTTGGCAGCGCTGCGGGTGAGCATCAGGGCAAACCGTCCAGTGAAACCCGCGAGCATGTGCTGTGGCTGGAACCCGGTTGCGTGACCCTGGCTGGCGGCAAGCTGACGACCTTTCGCCCGCAGGCCATCGAAGTGCTCAAGGCCTGCGCGACCATGCTCGGGCGCGCCCTCAGTGATGACGGCGCGCCGGTGTTTGCCGTCGTGCCACCGCTGGCGATTGCGGGGCTCAGTGGCAGTCAATGGCGGCGCCTGGCCGGACGGCATGGCCGTGACCTGCCGAGGCTGGCGCAACTGATCGCCGAGTTGGGCCATGACAGCGTTGGCGCCACTGACACCTTGTGGGCGGAACTGGCCTTTGCCTGCGACACGGAAATGGTCCTGCACCTGGATGACCTGTTGTTGCGTCGCACCCGTTTGGGTCTGTTGCTGCCTCGTGGCGGCGAGGATTACTTTGCGGCCATTCGTCACCTCTGTCAGCCGCGACTGGGCTGGGACGATGAGCATTGGCAACAGGAGCTGCAGCGTTACCGAGCGTTGTGGCAACGCCACCACGGTTTGCCGGAAGCCTCGCAAAATGCCCATTGA
- a CDS encoding FGGY-family carbohydrate kinase produces MDNPPNKRYLLAIDNGTQSVRALLFDLQGNLLGKGKVELQAYYSTQPGWAEQDPEYYWAKLGEACQQLWQQTGIDRSQIAGVSLTTQRGTVINVDAQGKPLRPAILWLDQRQTEVEGGIKGPWGWLFKLVGAQATVDYFRAQAEANWIARHQPEVWAATDKFLLLSGFLTHRLCGRFVDSVGCCVGYLPFDFKRLRWAAPADWKWQALAVRPGQLPTLHKPGETLGHISAEASRHTGIPEGLPLIAAGADKACEVVGSGVVDADTVCLSYGTTATITSTRSRYLEIVPLIPPYPSAVPDQYNCEVMIYRGYWMVSWFKNEFGLREMQQAKAQGVEPEQLFDALVNAVPPGSMGLMLQPYWSPGIREPGVEAKGAMIGFGDVHTRAHIYRAILEGLAYALRQGMESIEKRSKVSIKRLRVAGGGSQSDAAMQLTADIFGLPAERPHVYEASGLGAAICCAVGLGLHADFPTAMTAMTRVGAVFMPQPEAQQIYQRLYKEVYLRMYRQLKPLYQSIRKITGYPA; encoded by the coding sequence ATGGATAACCCCCCGAACAAGCGTTACCTGCTGGCGATCGACAATGGGACCCAGAGCGTGCGCGCGCTGCTCTTCGACTTGCAGGGCAATCTGCTGGGCAAAGGCAAGGTTGAATTGCAGGCGTATTACTCGACGCAACCTGGCTGGGCCGAGCAGGACCCGGAATATTACTGGGCGAAACTGGGGGAGGCCTGCCAGCAGTTATGGCAGCAAACCGGCATCGACCGTTCACAGATTGCCGGCGTCTCCCTGACCACCCAGCGCGGCACAGTGATCAACGTCGATGCCCAAGGCAAGCCGCTGCGCCCGGCGATTCTGTGGCTCGATCAACGCCAGACCGAAGTCGAAGGCGGGATCAAGGGGCCGTGGGGCTGGCTGTTCAAACTGGTCGGCGCGCAAGCCACCGTGGATTATTTTCGCGCTCAGGCCGAGGCCAACTGGATCGCGCGCCATCAGCCTGAAGTGTGGGCGGCGACTGACAAGTTTTTGCTGCTCTCGGGGTTTCTCACCCATCGTCTGTGCGGGCGCTTTGTCGACTCGGTGGGCTGTTGCGTCGGCTACCTGCCCTTCGACTTCAAACGCCTGCGCTGGGCCGCTCCCGCCGACTGGAAATGGCAGGCGCTGGCGGTGCGTCCCGGGCAATTGCCCACGCTGCACAAACCCGGTGAAACCCTGGGCCACATTAGCGCCGAGGCCAGCCGCCATACCGGCATTCCCGAGGGCTTGCCTCTGATCGCCGCCGGTGCTGACAAGGCCTGCGAAGTCGTGGGTTCCGGAGTGGTCGACGCGGACACGGTGTGCCTGTCCTACGGCACCACGGCGACGATCACCAGCACCCGTTCGCGCTATCTGGAAATCGTCCCGTTGATTCCGCCTTACCCCTCTGCGGTACCGGATCAATACAACTGCGAGGTGATGATTTATCGCGGCTACTGGATGGTCAGCTGGTTCAAGAACGAGTTCGGCCTGCGGGAAATGCAGCAGGCCAAAGCGCAAGGCGTGGAGCCTGAGCAACTCTTCGACGCGTTGGTCAACGCCGTGCCGCCAGGCTCCATGGGCCTGATGCTGCAACCCTACTGGTCGCCCGGTATTCGCGAACCGGGTGTGGAAGCCAAGGGCGCGATGATCGGCTTCGGCGACGTGCATACGCGCGCGCATATCTATCGGGCGATCCTCGAAGGTTTAGCGTATGCCTTGCGTCAGGGTATGGAGAGCATCGAGAAGCGTTCGAAGGTCTCCATCAAGCGCTTGCGAGTCGCCGGTGGTGGCTCCCAGAGTGATGCGGCGATGCAGCTCACGGCGGACATTTTTGGCCTGCCGGCCGAGCGTCCGCATGTCTACGAAGCGTCCGGTTTGGGAGCGGCCATTTGCTGCGCGGTCGGGCTTGGATTGCACGCGGATTTTCCCACGGCGATGACGGCCATGACCCGCGTCGGCGCGGTATTCATGCCTCAGCCTGAGGCGCAGCAGATCTATCAGCGACTGTACAAAGAGGTCTATCTGCGCATGTACCGACAGCTTAAGCCGCTGTACCAAAGCATTCGCAAGATCACTGGCTACCCGGCCTGA
- a CDS encoding FitA-like ribbon-helix-helix domain-containing protein, with protein MASITIRNLDDQIKEQLRIAAAHNGHSMEEEARLILGRALATVDRAGGLGSRIRQRFSTSGGIELDLPSRQEKASAVDFSE; from the coding sequence ATGGCCAGCATCACTATTCGAAACCTCGACGATCAGATCAAGGAACAGCTGCGTATTGCAGCGGCCCATAATGGACATTCCATGGAAGAAGAGGCTCGCCTGATTCTGGGGCGAGCGTTGGCGACGGTTGATCGCGCGGGTGGTCTGGGCAGTCGGATTCGCCAGCGATTCTCTACGAGTGGCGGGATAGAACTCGATCTGCCTTCGCGGCAGGAAAAAGCGAGCGCGGTGGATTTCTCCGAATGA
- a CDS encoding type II toxin-antitoxin system VapC family toxin, producing the protein MIVLDTNVLSEFIRVEPDSHVLAWVDAQPAMDLAISAITVAEILHGIARLPFGKRKQKLEAHAMAMFEEDFAGRILPFDAHAAVDYATLVAGCEASGRAVSMADAQIAAICRRHGAPIATRNVRDFEFSGVEIINPWEA; encoded by the coding sequence ATGATAGTGCTCGATACCAATGTTCTTTCCGAGTTCATTCGAGTCGAGCCCGATTCACACGTCCTGGCTTGGGTCGATGCGCAACCGGCGATGGACCTAGCGATTAGCGCAATTACCGTGGCAGAAATTCTTCATGGAATCGCTCGGCTGCCGTTTGGCAAGCGCAAACAGAAACTTGAGGCGCATGCGATGGCAATGTTCGAGGAAGACTTTGCAGGAAGGATATTGCCTTTTGATGCCCATGCCGCCGTCGATTACGCGACGCTGGTGGCGGGCTGTGAAGCAAGTGGTCGAGCGGTGTCGATGGCCGATGCACAAATTGCCGCGATTTGCCGACGACATGGAGCGCCGATTGCTACTCGCAATGTTCGGGATTTTGAGTTTTCCGGGGTTGAGATCATTAACCCGTGGGAGGCCTGA